A window of bacterium contains these coding sequences:
- a CDS encoding ABC transporter ATP-binding protein yields MDAVLVVRDLRKTYTVGRIRRRKVCALDGVDLTVRRGDVYGFLGENGAGKTTTVRCVLGLAFPDAGTIDVLGERSPRPERLFARVAYCPEDSNFFTGLTGRELLDIYGRLHGLAGAKLAARVGRVLEEVDLAGAADRRIGGYSKGMKQRLGLAQSILPEPEFVVLDEPSRGLDPVGRRRFRDVIADYAARGTTFFINSHALSEVEQTCNRVGIIHQGRLVRELSPGELIDAGGGLTVRYRVPGDPLEGTRGPDGAVTADVADTAALAALAAKIADAGGTIETVEPRRTSLEDYFIRVVGAGETIA; encoded by the coding sequence ATGGACGCCGTTCTCGTCGTCCGCGATCTGCGAAAGACCTACACCGTCGGCCGCATCCGCCGGCGCAAGGTTTGCGCGCTTGACGGCGTTGATCTCACCGTGCGGCGCGGCGACGTATACGGCTTTCTCGGCGAAAACGGCGCGGGCAAGACGACCACCGTCCGCTGTGTGCTTGGCCTCGCGTTTCCGGACGCGGGCACGATCGACGTGCTTGGCGAGCGATCGCCGCGCCCCGAGCGCCTGTTCGCGCGCGTAGCCTATTGCCCGGAGGATTCAAATTTTTTCACCGGCCTAACCGGCCGCGAACTGCTTGATATCTACGGCCGCCTGCATGGCCTCGCGGGCGCGAAGCTCGCCGCGCGCGTCGGCCGTGTGCTTGAGGAGGTCGATCTGGCCGGCGCGGCCGACCGGCGCATCGGCGGCTACTCCAAGGGCATGAAACAGCGCCTGGGCCTTGCGCAATCGATCCTGCCCGAACCGGAGTTCGTGGTGCTCGATGAGCCTTCGCGCGGGCTCGATCCCGTTGGGCGGCGTCGCTTTCGCGACGTCATCGCGGACTACGCCGCGCGCGGCACGACGTTTTTCATCAACTCGCACGCGCTCTCCGAGGTGGAGCAGACCTGCAACCGCGTCGGCATCATCCACCAGGGGCGCCTCGTGCGGGAGCTGTCGCCCGGCGAATTGATCGACGCCGGCGGCGGCCTGACGGTGCGCTACCGCGTGCCCGGCGATCCCCTCGAGGGAACGCGCGGGCCTGACGGCGCGGTGACCGCCGACGTGGCGGATACCGCCGCGCTGGCTGCGCTGGCCGCGAAAATCGCCGACGCGGGGGGCACGATCGAGACGGTCGAGCCGCGGCGCACGAGCCTCGAGGATTATTTCATCCGTGTCGTCGGCGCGGGGGAGACGATCGCGTGA
- a CDS encoding TlpA family protein disulfide reductase: MPLSVRNVFAGRLTAIALIAAAVVLQLAAKSGRLYSDVELLPEAALAPSFALAGLDGNKVRLNELRGRVVWIVFGSTAEPDSVIQLREAGSMAASLGDADLSVLFLAQSQPKDEVQAYVEQFGSPAAMLFDNGSKVSARYRVNEFPTSYLIGKSGHVQEAWQGVWRAGNRDLRRKLKSLLESGRRPGGAGD, translated from the coding sequence ATGCCGCTTTCCGTCCGAAACGTTTTCGCGGGCCGTCTGACCGCCATCGCGCTCATCGCGGCGGCCGTCGTGTTGCAACTCGCGGCCAAGTCCGGACGCCTTTACTCCGACGTCGAACTGCTGCCCGAGGCCGCGCTCGCGCCTTCGTTCGCGCTTGCCGGACTGGACGGCAATAAGGTGCGCCTGAACGAATTGCGTGGCCGCGTCGTGTGGATCGTCTTCGGCAGCACCGCCGAGCCCGATTCCGTCATTCAGCTACGCGAGGCCGGCAGCATGGCCGCGTCGCTCGGCGATGCCGACCTGTCCGTCCTGTTTCTCGCGCAGAGCCAGCCGAAAGACGAGGTGCAGGCGTACGTCGAACAATTCGGCAGCCCCGCCGCGATGCTGTTCGACAACGGGTCGAAGGTTTCCGCGCGTTACCGCGTGAACGAATTCCCCACATCGTACCTCATCGGCAAATCCGGCCACGTGCAGGAAGCGTGGCAGGGGGTCTGGCGCGCGGGGAATCGCGACCTGCGGCGCAAGCTCAAATCGTTGCTCGAAAGCGGCCGCCGCCCGGGCGGCGCGGGGGATTGA
- the bioB gene encoding biotin synthase BioB: MENLINRRPAGTPADEIRRISAIALDRPLTHDEALSLTRAESPEAFEALLDGAETLRQKFLGNDVSLCAIVNAKSGRCEEDCKFCAQSSHYDTGVTEYKFVGRERILDAARRAREMGAREFSVVVAGRKMRRREMEEAFDIFPAIANETGMDTCGSLGAVTHDELTELKKNGLMKFHHNLETSRSHYGAICSTRDYDENRRSVADAKKLGMFVCSGGIFGMGESWAQRVELFMDLRELGADSIPINFLNPIAGTPFCGRDELSPELCLAIIAVARHVLRDRQILVAGGRQIHLKDRQKDIFRAGASAMMIGNYLTTPGGDPNADRRMIHEQGMSIASCRGAAAGKAS; this comes from the coding sequence TTGGAAAACCTGATCAACCGAAGGCCCGCCGGAACTCCCGCCGACGAAATCCGGCGCATCTCCGCGATCGCGCTCGACCGTCCGCTGACGCACGACGAAGCGCTATCGCTAACGCGCGCCGAGTCGCCGGAGGCGTTCGAGGCGCTGCTCGACGGCGCCGAAACGCTCCGGCAAAAATTCCTGGGCAATGACGTCTCGCTGTGCGCGATCGTCAACGCCAAGTCCGGCCGCTGCGAGGAGGACTGCAAGTTCTGCGCGCAGTCCTCGCATTACGACACCGGCGTCACCGAATACAAATTCGTCGGCCGCGAACGCATCCTCGACGCGGCTCGACGCGCGCGCGAGATGGGCGCGCGGGAATTCTCCGTCGTCGTCGCGGGACGCAAGATGCGACGCCGCGAGATGGAAGAGGCGTTCGATATCTTTCCCGCCATCGCGAACGAAACCGGCATGGACACCTGTGGAAGCCTCGGCGCGGTGACGCACGACGAGCTGACGGAGCTGAAAAAAAACGGCCTGATGAAATTCCATCACAACCTCGAGACCTCGCGCAGCCACTACGGCGCGATCTGCTCCACGCGCGACTATGACGAAAACCGCCGCTCCGTCGCCGACGCGAAAAAGCTCGGCATGTTCGTGTGCTCCGGCGGCATCTTCGGCATGGGCGAATCCTGGGCGCAGCGCGTCGAGCTGTTCATGGATCTGCGCGAGCTTGGCGCGGATTCCATCCCGATCAACTTCCTGAATCCCATCGCCGGCACGCCATTTTGCGGGCGCGACGAGCTGTCGCCCGAGTTGTGCCTGGCCATCATCGCCGTGGCGCGTCACGTGTTGCGCGACCGGCAGATTCTCGTCGCCGGCGGCCGGCAGATCCACCTGAAGGACCGCCAGAAGGACATCTTCCGCGCGGGAGCAAGCGCGATGATGATCGGCAACTACCTCACGACGCCTGGCGGCGATCCCAACGCCGATCGGCGGATGATTCACGAGCAGGGGATGTCCATTGCCTCCTGCCGGGGCGCCGCGGCCGGGAAGGCCTCCTGA
- a CDS encoding DUF3467 domain-containing protein, with the protein MADETGGKKEEKPGAQQMKLRLKVDDALAGGEYANIIAVNHSEGEFVIDTFFHEPRLSMARMKHRVIMSPRNAKRLAMMLNASVERWEQQWGKIDLTQKGSDFKLVH; encoded by the coding sequence ATGGCCGACGAAACCGGCGGCAAGAAGGAAGAAAAACCCGGCGCGCAGCAGATGAAATTGCGCCTGAAGGTCGACGATGCCCTCGCGGGCGGCGAATACGCGAATATCATCGCCGTCAACCACAGCGAGGGCGAGTTCGTCATCGACACGTTTTTCCACGAGCCGCGCCTGTCGATGGCGCGCATGAAGCACCGGGTCATCATGTCGCCGCGCAACGCCAAGCGCCTGGCGATGATGCTCAACGCCTCGGTCGAACGCTGGGAGCAACAGTGGGGGAAAATCGACCTGACGCAGAAGGGATCGGATTTCAAGTTGGTCCATTGA